From one Nodosilinea sp. PGN35 genomic stretch:
- a CDS encoding zinc-dependent metalloprotease family protein translates to MVNLPLKPQFLLVCGLSAALVSCTGEGQGSSGPTRFVSIQPIQVCDDFGIFCADLATFEEATRKIWAQANLDISFLAPNRLNASRFLTIDNQDEFAELSFAGGAGAFGRNPLSTRTSGPINMWFVESIFPFQGMETLGLAWIDQNGILIDDDILTFNNGVGRLDTVAHEIGHNLGLTHEGFGAGGANNLMTDGSFRNSPSTIGDITPDGANLDRLTARQIEVARRSGLTRANPALAGDIPPAGAATQPLLADSSALSPDTLPPSPALDTLPPVTYLALQPEAAFAAPAAPRPIPDGPAMGWMTAVLLAGYLGWRRRS, encoded by the coding sequence ATGGTCAATCTGCCCTTGAAGCCCCAATTTTTGCTCGTTTGCGGCCTCTCGGCGGCGCTGGTGTCCTGCACGGGCGAGGGGCAGGGCAGCAGCGGCCCGACTCGGTTTGTCAGCATTCAGCCCATTCAGGTGTGCGACGACTTCGGCATCTTCTGCGCCGATCTGGCCACCTTTGAAGAAGCCACCCGCAAAATCTGGGCCCAGGCCAACCTCGACATCAGCTTTTTGGCCCCCAACCGGCTCAACGCCAGCCGCTTTCTCACCATCGACAACCAGGACGAATTTGCCGAGCTGTCGTTTGCGGGTGGGGCCGGAGCCTTTGGCCGCAACCCGCTTTCGACCCGCACCTCCGGCCCTATCAACATGTGGTTTGTGGAGAGCATCTTTCCCTTTCAGGGGATGGAAACCCTCGGCCTCGCCTGGATTGACCAAAACGGCATTTTAATTGACGACGATATTCTCACTTTCAATAACGGCGTTGGCCGCCTCGACACCGTGGCCCACGAAATTGGCCACAACCTGGGCCTCACCCACGAGGGCTTTGGGGCCGGTGGGGCAAACAACCTGATGACCGACGGCAGCTTTCGCAACTCACCCAGTACCATCGGCGACATTACCCCCGACGGCGCAAACCTCGATCGCCTCACCGCTCGCCAGATTGAGGTGGCCCGCCGCAGTGGCCTGACTCGGGCCAATCCAGCGCTGGCGGGAGACATCCCGCCAGCGGGAGCCGCCACTCAGCCGCTACTGGCCGACAGCTCGGCCCTTTCCCCCGATACCCTGCCTCCCAGCCCCGCCCTGGACACCCTGCCCCCGGTCACCTACCTGGCCCTCCAGCCCGAAGCGGCCTTTGCGGCCCCAGCGGCCCCGCGCCCCATTCCCGACGGCCCTGCCATGGGCTGGATGACGGCGGTGCTGCTGGCGGGATACCTGGGCTGGCGGCGGAGGTCATAA
- a CDS encoding lecithin retinol acyltransferase family protein, giving the protein MAKGDQIYVLRDLAGVPGLYQHHGIDCGDDTVIHYSKAREIAEIARTSYEAFSWGKAVYPVRQSIIYPPDTVVERATSRLGERQYDLLLNNCEHFANWCTTGRSESRQLASFGLQPGQLNLPELRRLAERDHHVTTPEQARANFRKALGDIATAYNTTLADQQAAYKTAEEWHRVAQKALAINREDLARAALHRKVAANQRIETLTAQLGELVELELNLQRNRAFAERQGGVGG; this is encoded by the coding sequence ATGGCCAAGGGCGATCAAATCTACGTGCTGCGCGATCTGGCCGGGGTGCCGGGGCTATACCAGCACCACGGCATCGACTGCGGCGACGACACCGTCATCCACTACAGCAAAGCTCGAGAAATTGCTGAAATTGCCCGCACCAGCTACGAGGCGTTCTCCTGGGGCAAGGCGGTCTATCCGGTGCGGCAGTCCATCATTTACCCGCCTGACACCGTGGTCGAGCGGGCTACCAGCCGCCTGGGCGAGCGTCAGTACGACCTGCTACTCAACAACTGCGAACACTTCGCCAACTGGTGCACCACCGGACGCAGCGAGAGTCGCCAGCTGGCTAGTTTTGGCCTCCAGCCCGGCCAGCTCAACCTGCCCGAACTGCGGCGGCTGGCCGAGCGCGACCACCACGTCACCACCCCTGAGCAAGCCCGCGCCAACTTTCGCAAAGCCCTGGGCGACATCGCCACCGCCTACAACACCACCCTCGCCGACCAGCAGGCGGCCTACAAAACCGCCGAGGAGTGGCACCGCGTTGCCCAAAAAGCCCTGGCCATCAACCGCGAAGACCTGGCCCGCGCCGCCCTGCACCGCAAAGTTGCCGCCAACCAGCGGATCGAAACTCTCACTGCCCAGCTGGGTGAGCTGGTGGAGCTAGAGCTGAACCTTCAGCGGAATCGGGCGTTTGCGGAGCGGCAGGGGGGAGTAGGGGGGTAG
- a CDS encoding phosphodiester glycosidase family protein, translated as MRSIPLPCFALGLVTTAGLLGCAPVPTDADAAMEGAGTLEALPVPPSYETVALASATVHLVTIADPARYPVRAAAVDELARVEQIAAQVCEGAGCVAAAINAGFFDPNNGLTTSHVVIDGALVADPSQNERLVGNPDLASYMDRILNRSEFRRYDCGGTPSYAIALHSEPVPAGCTLVDAVGAGPQLLPQDTSVAEGFVDRAAGRDALGSQSLNARSAVGLTADGGVVLAMAAQVPGVSPSGMTMAEMAAFLGDRGVVQALNLDGGSSSTLVVDGTTHYGRLNASGELVQRPVKSILWVENTP; from the coding sequence ATGCGTTCTATCCCGTTGCCATGCTTTGCCCTTGGTCTGGTCACAACCGCAGGGCTGCTGGGCTGTGCCCCCGTCCCCACTGACGCCGATGCCGCGATGGAGGGGGCCGGCACCCTCGAAGCCCTGCCTGTGCCGCCGAGCTACGAAACCGTCGCCCTAGCCAGCGCCACGGTGCACCTGGTGACGATCGCCGATCCGGCGCGCTACCCGGTGCGGGCGGCTGCGGTGGATGAACTGGCGCGGGTAGAGCAGATTGCGGCCCAGGTGTGTGAGGGCGCAGGGTGCGTCGCGGCTGCCATCAACGCCGGTTTTTTTGACCCCAACAACGGCCTGACGACCTCCCACGTGGTGATAGACGGGGCGCTGGTGGCCGACCCCAGCCAAAACGAGCGGCTGGTGGGCAATCCAGACCTGGCCAGCTATATGGATCGCATTCTCAACCGTTCAGAATTTCGCCGCTACGACTGCGGCGGCACCCCCAGCTACGCCATCGCCCTGCACAGCGAACCCGTGCCAGCGGGCTGCACCCTGGTCGATGCGGTGGGGGCTGGCCCCCAGCTGCTGCCCCAAGATACATCGGTGGCAGAGGGCTTTGTGGATCGCGCCGCCGGGCGCGATGCCCTGGGCAGTCAGTCGCTCAACGCGCGATCGGCGGTGGGGCTGACGGCTGACGGCGGCGTGGTGCTGGCGATGGCGGCCCAGGTGCCGGGGGTGTCGCCCAGCGGCATGACCATGGCGGAGATGGCGGCGTTTTTGGGCGATCGCGGCGTGGTGCAGGCCCTCAACCTCGACGGCGGCAGCTCCTCAACGCTGGTGGTTGACGGCACCACCCACTACGGTCGCCTCAATGCCAGCGGCGAACTGGTACAGCGACCGGTGAAATCAATTCTGTGGGTCGAAAACACCCCGTAG
- a CDS encoding glycosyltransferase family 2 protein — MTVPTVTTAAAQPRVYPSVSVIVPIYNGEADLPALVERLLAQQYPGDRVEILLVDNGSGDRTPSLLQAAVAAAAARGVCLRALPYSAIQSSYAARNAGIAAARGDILAFTDADCQPEPGWLAALVQPFSNPAVGLVAGEINALASHNWLERYADRQGTLSQRNTLNHGFLPYGQTANLAVRAEILGTVGCFRPHLTTGGDADLCWRIQQGTDWRLVHAADAIVYHRHRDTLDGLRHQWHRYGCSNRYLHELHGVDLMRPLTAKEIRYRLLRWGLKELPQAAVKLLLGQGTALELAITPLDLWCARARTQGQAETRLVDQARTIAYLGEPI, encoded by the coding sequence ATGACGGTTCCCACTGTGACGACGGCGGCGGCTCAGCCGAGGGTCTATCCTTCGGTGTCGGTGATCGTGCCGATCTACAACGGTGAGGCCGACCTGCCGGCCCTAGTTGAGCGGCTGCTGGCTCAGCAATACCCTGGTGATCGCGTCGAGATTTTGCTGGTGGATAACGGCAGCGGCGATCGCACCCCCTCCCTGCTGCAAGCCGCCGTCGCCGCCGCCGCCGCCCGGGGGGTCTGCCTGCGCGCCCTGCCCTACAGCGCCATCCAAAGCTCCTACGCCGCCCGCAATGCGGGTATTGCCGCCGCCAGAGGAGATATTCTTGCCTTTACCGATGCCGACTGTCAGCCAGAGCCGGGCTGGCTGGCTGCCCTGGTGCAGCCCTTTAGCAACCCAGCGGTCGGCCTGGTGGCCGGAGAGATCAACGCCTTGGCCAGCCACAACTGGCTGGAGCGCTACGCCGATCGCCAGGGCACCCTCTCCCAGCGCAACACCCTCAACCACGGCTTTTTGCCCTACGGCCAGACGGCGAACCTGGCGGTGCGGGCCGAGATTTTGGGTACAGTTGGGTGCTTTCGTCCCCACCTGACCACGGGCGGGGACGCCGACCTGTGCTGGCGCATTCAGCAGGGCACCGACTGGCGGCTTGTCCACGCTGCCGATGCGATTGTCTACCATCGCCATCGAGATACCCTAGACGGCCTCCGCCACCAGTGGCACCGCTACGGCTGCTCCAACCGCTACCTGCACGAGCTGCACGGGGTAGACCTGATGCGCCCCCTCACCGCCAAAGAAATTCGCTATCGGCTGCTGCGCTGGGGGCTCAAGGAACTGCCCCAGGCCGCCGTCAAGCTGCTGCTCGGCCAGGGTACGGCGCTGGAACTGGCGATTACGCCGCTCGATCTCTGGTGCGCCCGCGCCCGCACCCAGGGGCAGGCTGAGACCCGGCTGGTTGACCAGGCCCGCACCATCGCCTATCTGGGAGAACCGATCTGA
- a CDS encoding glycosyltransferase family 4 protein, with product MRILMISATFPYPPTLGGTQIRTFYLLKHLSQTHEVTLVTQRSPEVTDDEVATLSTYVAKLVCFPRPTAAALGPGPVGKVSRFARFVATGTPPSTAYLHTPAMQRWIDAWVEAGHCDAITCEHSVNEVFVRPSYRQRVQTVVVDIHSSLYGTLVNQLETGAAEKPRRDRLNLPLLRRYERRYAQKFTDLVITTEEDRQFFAPVAGGTPLHVVPNGVDLVQFPYRSTDPGGHSLVFVGAMDYIANVDTAKFLAHDILPPLRQRYPDATLYLVGNKPTAEVQALGNLPGVRVTGRVPSVAEYLHRATVCVVPMRIGFGIKNKTLEAMAAGVPVVASDRGLEGLAVDQPQRALRANSVAEYVEAIGQLFEQPDRRATLSARGRELIETSFTWERAGQAYAAVVAGSLEQSCMNPA from the coding sequence ATGCGAATTCTGATGATTTCCGCCACGTTTCCCTACCCGCCGACCCTGGGGGGCACCCAGATTCGCACCTTCTACCTGCTCAAGCACCTGAGCCAAACCCACGAGGTGACGCTGGTGACGCAGCGATCGCCCGAGGTGACCGACGACGAGGTCGCCACCCTATCGACCTACGTCGCCAAACTGGTCTGCTTTCCCCGCCCCACCGCCGCCGCCCTGGGGCCAGGGCCAGTGGGCAAAGTCAGCCGCTTTGCCCGCTTTGTCGCCACGGGCACGCCCCCCAGCACCGCCTACCTGCACACCCCCGCCATGCAGCGGTGGATCGACGCCTGGGTGGAAGCGGGCCACTGCGATGCCATCACCTGCGAGCACAGCGTCAATGAAGTGTTTGTGCGGCCCAGCTACCGCCAGCGGGTGCAGACGGTGGTGGTCGATATTCACAGTTCGCTCTACGGCACCCTGGTGAACCAGCTGGAAACCGGCGCGGCGGAGAAGCCCCGGCGCGATCGCCTCAACCTGCCCCTGCTGCGCCGCTACGAACGCCGCTACGCCCAAAAGTTCACCGACCTGGTGATTACCACCGAAGAAGACCGGCAGTTCTTTGCGCCCGTTGCTGGAGGTACCCCCCTCCACGTGGTGCCCAACGGCGTCGATCTGGTGCAGTTTCCCTACCGCAGCACCGACCCCGGCGGCCACAGCCTGGTGTTTGTGGGTGCGATGGACTACATCGCCAATGTAGATACGGCGAAATTTCTGGCCCACGACATTCTGCCGCCCCTGCGCCAGCGCTACCCCGACGCCACCCTGTACCTGGTGGGCAACAAACCCACGGCAGAGGTGCAGGCTTTGGGGAACTTACCGGGGGTGAGGGTGACCGGGCGGGTGCCCTCGGTGGCCGAGTACCTGCACCGGGCGACGGTGTGCGTGGTGCCCATGCGCATTGGCTTTGGCATTAAAAACAAAACCCTGGAGGCGATGGCGGCCGGGGTGCCGGTGGTGGCCAGCGATCGCGGCCTTGAGGGTCTGGCGGTAGATCAGCCCCAGCGGGCGCTGCGGGCCAACAGCGTAGCGGAGTATGTCGAGGCGATCGGTCAGCTCTTTGAGCAGCCCGACCGGCGGGCCACCCTCTCAGCGCGGGGCCGCGAACTGATTGAGACCAGCTTCACCTGGGAACGGGCCGGGCAGGCTTACGCAGCGGTGGTGGCTGGCAGCCTAGAGCAGTCCTGTATGAATCCTGCATAA
- a CDS encoding VOC family protein, which yields MANTVTPFLMFEGSAEKAMTLYTSVFSGCQVGEIEFYGAGELGPEGSVKQATLTVGGLTIMCTDSPISHDFSFTPAMSLFVDCTSAAELERAFEQLSAGGEVLMPLDDYGFSQRFGWVNDRFGVSWQLNLAK from the coding sequence ATGGCCAACACCGTCACCCCATTTCTCATGTTTGAAGGCTCTGCTGAGAAGGCCATGACCCTATACACCTCGGTGTTTAGCGGCTGCCAGGTGGGCGAGATCGAGTTTTATGGTGCCGGTGAGCTAGGCCCAGAGGGGTCGGTTAAGCAGGCCACCTTGACCGTGGGCGGGCTGACTATCATGTGCACCGACAGCCCCATATCGCACGACTTTTCATTTACCCCCGCGATGTCGCTATTTGTCGATTGCACCAGTGCCGCTGAGCTGGAACGGGCCTTTGAGCAGCTTTCGGCCGGTGGCGAAGTGCTGATGCCGCTGGATGACTACGGCTTTAGCCAGCGCTTTGGCTGGGTGAACGATCGCTTTGGCGTGTCGTGGCAGCTTAATCTGGCTAAATAG
- the cobO gene encoding cob(I)yrinic acid a,c-diamide adenosyltransferase, whose amino-acid sequence MTQPTDAAHPLDAAAAALTQEAEAAGLSEEQYRRKMQRRQGVQQQRIADRTVEKGLVIVHTGNGKGKTTAALGMVLRSLGHGYRVAIVQFIKGAWEPAEKAMLERFGDQLSFHAMGEGFTWDTQDRDRDTRTAQAAWETALGYIRNPQVKTILLDEINIALKHGFLSVEQVLAGLAEKPEMTHVILTGRGAPQALIDRADLVTEMTLLKHPFREQGVKAQPGIEY is encoded by the coding sequence ATGACCCAACCCACCGACGCCGCCCACCCCCTCGATGCCGCCGCCGCCGCCCTAACCCAGGAGGCCGAGGCGGCGGGTCTATCTGAAGAGCAGTATCGCCGCAAAATGCAGCGCCGTCAGGGGGTGCAGCAGCAGCGCATCGCCGATCGCACCGTCGAAAAGGGCCTGGTGATCGTTCACACCGGCAACGGCAAGGGCAAGACCACTGCCGCTCTGGGCATGGTGCTGCGCTCCCTCGGCCACGGCTACCGGGTGGCGATCGTGCAGTTTATCAAGGGCGCGTGGGAACCGGCAGAAAAGGCGATGCTCGAGCGCTTTGGCGACCAGCTCAGCTTTCACGCCATGGGCGAAGGCTTTACCTGGGACACGCAGGATCGCGATCGCGACACCCGCACCGCCCAAGCCGCCTGGGAAACCGCCCTGGGCTACATCCGCAACCCCCAGGTCAAAACCATTCTGCTCGACGAGATCAACATTGCCCTCAAGCACGGCTTTCTCAGCGTTGAGCAAGTGCTGGCCGGGCTGGCCGAAAAGCCAGAGATGACCCACGTCATTCTCACCGGGCGCGGCGCACCCCAGGCGCTGATCGATCGCGCCGACCTGGTGACAGAAATGACCCTGCTCAAACACCCCTTCCGCGAGCAGGGCGTCAAGGCCCAGCCCGGCATCGAATACTAA
- a CDS encoding oxygenase MpaB family protein → MDRYATLRRIQRLDPERDHQEICCLLAGYEFPWDITRALEVALLRTFCIPSVSALLDQTGEFRHHAQKRYDDTGIVVSEVLKHGYDSPRGAAFIGRMNAIHRHYAIGNRDYLYVLSTFVYEPVRWCDRFGWRPFCEQERLACYYFWRAVGDRMGIQDIPATYEAFEQFNREFEAEQFAYAPANQRVADATRHMLLSWFPAVTRPLVDWGLPCLLDPPLLVALGWSPTPVAVQRIAAAGLKARSGLLRRLPPRTEPDFFVDQSIRSYPEGYTLDDIGPEALRSRL, encoded by the coding sequence ATGGATCGCTACGCCACCCTCCGCCGCATCCAGCGCCTCGACCCCGAGCGCGACCACCAAGAGATCTGCTGCCTGCTGGCGGGCTACGAGTTCCCCTGGGATATTACCCGCGCCCTAGAGGTTGCCCTGCTGCGGACGTTTTGCATCCCCAGTGTGTCGGCGCTGCTCGATCAAACCGGGGAGTTTCGCCACCATGCCCAAAAGCGCTACGACGACACCGGCATTGTGGTGTCGGAGGTGCTCAAGCACGGCTACGACAGCCCCCGCGGCGCGGCGTTTATTGGCCGCATGAACGCGATTCACCGCCACTACGCCATCGGCAACCGCGACTACCTCTACGTGCTCTCCACCTTTGTGTACGAGCCGGTGCGGTGGTGCGATCGCTTTGGCTGGCGGCCCTTTTGTGAGCAGGAGCGGCTGGCCTGCTACTACTTCTGGCGGGCGGTGGGCGATCGCATGGGTATCCAAGACATCCCTGCTACCTATGAAGCGTTTGAGCAGTTTAACCGCGAGTTTGAGGCCGAGCAGTTTGCCTACGCCCCCGCCAACCAGCGGGTCGCCGACGCCACCCGCCACATGCTGCTGTCGTGGTTTCCCGCCGTCACCCGCCCTCTGGTGGACTGGGGTCTGCCCTGCCTGCTCGACCCGCCGCTGCTGGTGGCGCTGGGCTGGTCGCCCACCCCCGTAGCCGTGCAGCGGATTGCTGCTGCGGGCCTCAAAGCCCGCAGCGGTCTATTGCGCCGCCTGCCGCCGCGCACCGAGCCCGATTTCTTTGTCGATCAATCCATCCGCAGCTACCCCGAGGGCTACACCCTGGACGACATTGGGCCAGAGGCGCTGCGATCGCGCCTGTAG
- a CDS encoding GIY-YIG nuclease family protein, with the protein MPDYQPSLLSDADLRAADLSWAYNRPAGATMAIDELQGWKQRVAQFQATVQADPAVQGTLFDTVNDSPAETLDPFALPPRNAEFWRGQFQESGVPALYFVVDHEAAVLLYVGETVKSNQRWKGVHDCKRYILSYVEAHRVHDLPVAVNIGFWPHAERDRKARQALELALIRRWRSPFNKENWAIWSTPFVGGKLEV; encoded by the coding sequence ATGCCCGACTATCAACCCTCCCTGCTCTCCGACGCCGATCTGCGGGCGGCGGATTTGTCGTGGGCCTACAACCGGCCAGCAGGGGCGACCATGGCCATCGACGAACTCCAGGGCTGGAAGCAGCGGGTAGCCCAGTTTCAGGCCACCGTCCAGGCTGACCCGGCGGTGCAGGGCACGCTATTCGATACGGTGAACGACTCCCCGGCGGAGACCCTCGACCCCTTTGCCCTGCCGCCCCGCAATGCCGAGTTTTGGCGAGGGCAGTTCCAGGAGTCGGGGGTGCCCGCCCTGTACTTTGTGGTCGATCACGAGGCGGCGGTGCTGCTCTACGTGGGCGAGACCGTCAAGTCAAACCAGCGCTGGAAGGGAGTGCACGACTGCAAGCGCTACATTCTCAGCTACGTGGAGGCCCACCGGGTGCACGATCTGCCGGTGGCGGTAAATATTGGCTTTTGGCCCCACGCCGAGCGCGATCGCAAAGCCCGCCAGGCCTTAGAACTGGCGCTGATTCGCCGCTGGCGATCGCCCTTTAATAAAGAAAACTGGGCGATCTGGAGCACCCCCTTCGTCGGCGGCAAGCTAGAGGTCTAG
- a CDS encoding YggT family protein, producing MSQTPNGRNEFERDRELIHNQEVYRLRQEHERLRLAQRRARLAWVRNTIILLVGALEILLCLRLFLRLTNANPDNPFAQTIYTLSEPFMRPFSTLFISPTSADATRIFDVNNLIAMLVYALLGALGVALINYLQGPGFQSR from the coding sequence ATGAGCCAAACACCCAACGGACGCAATGAGTTTGAACGCGACCGAGAACTCATTCACAACCAGGAGGTCTATCGCCTCAGGCAGGAGCATGAGCGTCTGCGGTTAGCCCAGCGACGGGCGCGGCTGGCCTGGGTACGCAACACTATTATTTTGCTGGTGGGTGCCCTGGAGATTCTGCTGTGTCTGCGGCTGTTTCTGCGGTTGACCAACGCTAACCCTGACAATCCCTTTGCTCAGACGATTTATACCCTGTCTGAGCCGTTTATGCGGCCGTTTTCGACCCTGTTTATCAGCCCCACCAGCGCTGACGCCACGCGTATTTTCGATGTCAACAATCTAATCGCCATGCTCGTCTATGCCCTACTAGGAGCCTTGGGGGTGGCCCTGATTAACTACCTGCAAGGCCCAGGTTTTCAGAGCCGCTAG
- a CDS encoding TRC40/GET3/ArsA family transport-energizing ATPase translates to MRVLLLTGKGGVGKTSVAAATGLRCAELGYKTLVLSTDPAHSLADSFDMELGHDPRLVQPNLWGAELDALMELEGNWGAVKRYITDVLQARGLEGIEAEELAILPGMDEIFSLVRMKRHHDEGEYDVLIIDSAPTGTALRLLSLPEVAGWYMRKLYKPFQAVSEALRPLVQPFFRPVAGFNLPTKEVMDAPYEFYEQLIELEKVLTDAGTTSVRLVTNPEKMVIKESLRAHAYLSLYNVGTDLVIANRIIPDTVQDPFFQTMKDKQQQYKHEIHENFRPLPVKEVPLFSEELCGLESLQRLKETLYADEDPTQVYYKETTLRVVQEEGNYSLELYLPGIPKDQIELSKSADELNVRIGNHRRNLVLPQALAALQPAGAKMEDDYLKIRFASAV, encoded by the coding sequence ATGCGGGTATTGCTATTGACCGGCAAAGGCGGCGTCGGCAAGACTTCCGTGGCTGCTGCCACAGGGCTGCGCTGCGCCGAACTGGGCTATAAGACCCTGGTGCTGAGCACCGATCCGGCCCACTCCCTGGCCGACAGCTTTGACATGGAGCTGGGCCACGACCCCCGACTGGTGCAGCCCAACCTGTGGGGGGCCGAACTCGACGCCCTGATGGAACTCGAAGGCAACTGGGGCGCGGTGAAGCGCTACATCACCGATGTGCTCCAGGCGCGGGGGCTGGAGGGCATTGAGGCCGAAGAGCTGGCCATTCTGCCTGGCATGGACGAGATCTTTAGCCTGGTGCGCATGAAGCGCCACCACGACGAGGGCGAGTACGACGTGCTGATCATCGACTCGGCCCCCACGGGCACCGCCCTGCGCCTGCTCAGTCTGCCGGAGGTGGCGGGCTGGTACATGCGCAAGCTCTATAAACCCTTCCAGGCCGTCTCCGAGGCGCTGCGGCCCCTGGTGCAGCCCTTCTTTCGCCCGGTGGCGGGCTTTAACCTGCCCACCAAAGAGGTGATGGACGCCCCCTACGAGTTTTACGAGCAGCTGATCGAGCTAGAGAAGGTGCTCACCGACGCCGGTACCACCTCGGTGCGCCTGGTCACCAACCCCGAAAAAATGGTGATTAAAGAGTCGCTGCGGGCCCACGCCTACCTCAGCCTCTACAATGTGGGCACCGACCTGGTGATTGCCAACCGGATCATCCCCGACACGGTGCAGGATCCATTCTTTCAAACCATGAAGGACAAGCAGCAGCAGTACAAGCACGAAATTCACGAAAACTTCCGCCCCCTGCCGGTCAAGGAGGTGCCCCTGTTCTCGGAGGAACTGTGCGGGCTGGAGTCGCTGCAGCGACTGAAGGAAACCCTCTACGCCGACGAAGACCCCACCCAGGTCTACTACAAAGAGACCACCCTGCGCGTGGTGCAGGAGGAGGGCAACTACAGCCTGGAGCTCTACCTGCCGGGCATTCCCAAAGACCAGATTGAGCTGAGCAAGTCTGCCGACGAGCTGAACGTGCGCATCGGCAACCACCGCCGCAACCTGGTGCTGCCTCAGGCGTTGGCGGCCCTACAACCCGCCGGGGCCAAGATGGAAGACGACTACCTAAAAATTCGCTTTGCCAGCGCTGTTTAG
- a CDS encoding YebC/PmpR family DNA-binding transcriptional regulator, producing MAGHSKWANIKRQKARVDAVKGKIFAKMSREIIVAARLGGDPAGNFQLRTAIDKAKAAGVPNDNIDRAIAKGSGNLSADNSFEAIRYEGYGPGGVAILIEALTDNRNRTAADLRAAFSKSNGNLGETGCVGWMFEQKGVVTILHPGDEETLLEAAMEAGAETYDLTTVLGRRDEEIAAADLFCAPADLEALDTDLKAQGLTVYQTELRWIPSNTLTVDDPDQARLLVKLMDALEDLDDVQSVTANFDMAEELMDAIAA from the coding sequence ATGGCAGGACATAGCAAGTGGGCCAACATCAAGCGCCAAAAGGCGAGAGTCGATGCCGTTAAGGGCAAAATCTTCGCCAAGATGTCGCGGGAGATTATCGTGGCGGCTCGGCTGGGGGGTGACCCGGCGGGCAACTTTCAGCTGCGCACGGCCATTGACAAGGCCAAGGCGGCGGGGGTACCCAACGACAACATCGACCGGGCGATCGCCAAGGGTTCCGGCAACCTCAGTGCCGACAACAGCTTCGAGGCCATCCGCTACGAGGGCTACGGCCCTGGCGGCGTCGCCATTTTGATTGAGGCGCTGACCGACAACCGCAACCGCACCGCCGCCGACCTGCGCGCCGCCTTCAGCAAGAGCAACGGCAACCTGGGGGAAACCGGCTGCGTGGGCTGGATGTTTGAGCAAAAGGGCGTCGTCACCATCCTGCACCCCGGCGACGAAGAAACCCTGCTGGAAGCCGCCATGGAAGCCGGCGCTGAAACCTACGACCTCACTACGGTGCTGGGTCGCCGCGACGAAGAAATCGCCGCCGCCGACCTGTTCTGCGCCCCCGCCGACCTGGAAGCCCTGGATACCGACCTCAAGGCCCAGGGGCTGACCGTCTACCAAACCGAGCTGCGCTGGATCCCCAGCAACACCCTCACCGTCGATGACCCCGACCAGGCCCGCCTGCTGGTCAAGCTGATGGACGCCCTCGAAGACCTCGACGACGTGCAGTCGGTCACCGCCAACTTCGATATGGCCGAGGAGCTGATGGATGCGATCGCAGCCTAG